The following proteins are co-located in the Anas platyrhynchos isolate ZD024472 breed Pekin duck chromosome 1, IASCAAS_PekinDuck_T2T, whole genome shotgun sequence genome:
- the MSL3 gene encoding MSL complex subunit 3 isoform X4 produces MTRVAKTKEDQDTHTKRDMEERAINIEIPEVLKKKLEEDCYYINRRKRLVKLPCQTNIITILESYVKHFAINAAFSANERSRHHQMTPHANMNIHYVPPEKNVELCKEMVDGLRITFDFTLPLILLYPYEQAQFKKVTSSKFFLPIKENSTNTNRNQEELSPSPPLLNPPTPQSTDSQPPAGEPATPKRRKAEPEILQSLRRSTRHTSNCDRLSESSASPQPKRRHLDTPASMPKLFLHLEKKTPVHSGSSSPITLTPSKEGSAVFTGFEGRRNNELNEVLSWKLMPENYPPSDQPPPPSYIYGSQHLLRMFVKLPEILGKMCFPEKNLKALVKHFEMFLRFLAEYHDEFFPESAYVAACEAYYSTKNPRAIY; encoded by the exons GAGGAAGACTGTTACTATATTAATAGAAGAAAACGG ctgGTGAAGCTTCCTTGCCAGACAAATATAATAACCATCCTGGAGTCATATGTGAAACATTTTGCTATTAATGCTGCTTTTTCAGCCAATGAAAGGTCTCGACATCATCAGATGACTCCACATGCTAATATGAATATTCATTATGTGCCACCAGAGAAGAA TGTTGAGCTATGTAAAGAGATGGTTGATGGGCTGAGAATAACCTTTGACTTCACACTTCCATTAATTTTGCTCTATCCTTATGAGCAAGCTCAGTTTAAGAAGGTGACTTCATCAAAATTCTTTCTTCCCATCAAAGAAAACTCAACAAATACTAACAG AAATCAGGAGGAGCTTTCCCCAAGTCCTCCTCTACTGAACCCACCAACACCTCAGTCAACAGACAGCCAGCCTCCAGCAGGGGAGCCAGCCACACCAAAAAGGCGAAAAGCTGAACCTGAAATTCTGCAGTCCCTGAGACGTTCTACACGCCATACCTCTAACTGTGACAGGTTGTCAGAAAGCAGTGCTTCCCCACAGCCGAAGCGGCGGCATCTTGACACCCCAGCTTCTATGCCAAAGCTCTTCTTGCACCTGGAAAAAA AAACCCCTGTCCATAGTGGATCATCTTCACCGATAACTTTGACTCCTAGCAAAGAGGGGAGTGCGGTATTTACTGGCTTTGAAGGGAGAAGAAACAATGAATTGAATGAG gTTTTATCCTGGAAACTGATGCCAGAGAATTATCCTCCAAGTGATCAACCACCACCTCCATCATATATCTATGGATCTCAACATTTGCTACGGATGTTTG tAAAGCTACCAGAAATACTCGGGAAGATGTGCTTTCCTGAAAAAAACCTAAAGGCTTTAGTAAAACACTTCGAAATGTTTCTGAG GTTTTTAGCAGAATACCATGATGAGTTCTTCCCAGAATCTGCTTACGTAGCTGCATGTGAAGCCTACTACAGTACTAAAAATCCCCGGGCAATCTACTGA